In Maridesulfovibrio sp., the following proteins share a genomic window:
- a CDS encoding sigma 54-interacting transcriptional regulator yields MSENQKYKLLFKDRIGIVFDITKLMLEHKLNIISMEVEQRDGFARISLEIEEGHSYKSSEILELFSSLPGIDSQSELKRLPQEKREKWFRTLFDGMSEGIVSVNSKGIINTANSVACHILNTPYESLVNTYVAEITPKNNLLMECMQKRIPVNRRKSAVTSTGRVDFYGSAKPILDSQGEFVGAVLLMKDLQEVKAMVDAVMTPIDFKFDDFIGESPAIQNLITFAKRIAELDTIVSITGESGTGKELFARAIHFESGRPGPFIPINCAALPEQLIESELFGYIDGAFTGAKKKGKPGLFEAAHNGTIFLDEIGDMPPGPQAKILRVLQEGCVRRIGGVEEIPVNARVITATNKNLTDMVASGDFREDLFYRINVLNIQIPPLRERNSDITLMAGIFLNRFNRKLEKKEQTISSSGQEKLLAYSWPGNVRELQNVIERASIFSNSNEISADSIHIKAGQQTTCGQQCKTIPVTIQNGSSLKELTGNYEAKILLDTLNTNSSIRKAACKLGISHTALLKKIQKHKLSNKNKFTSWEQAGAAG; encoded by the coding sequence TTTGCCCGCATCTCGCTGGAAATTGAAGAAGGTCACTCTTACAAATCATCTGAAATACTGGAGCTATTCTCATCTCTTCCAGGAATCGACAGCCAGAGCGAATTAAAAAGACTGCCCCAGGAAAAAAGGGAAAAATGGTTCCGCACTTTGTTTGATGGCATGAGCGAGGGCATTGTCTCCGTCAACTCCAAAGGAATCATCAACACGGCCAACAGTGTTGCCTGTCATATTTTGAATACTCCTTACGAGAGCCTGGTAAACACATATGTTGCTGAAATTACACCTAAAAACAATCTACTCATGGAATGCATGCAGAAACGCATTCCCGTAAACAGAAGAAAATCTGCGGTCACCAGCACAGGGCGGGTGGATTTTTATGGCTCAGCCAAACCTATCCTTGATTCACAGGGAGAATTCGTCGGTGCAGTGCTGCTTATGAAAGACCTGCAGGAAGTAAAGGCTATGGTCGACGCGGTCATGACCCCGATTGACTTTAAATTCGATGATTTTATTGGAGAAAGTCCTGCCATCCAAAACCTGATTACCTTTGCCAAGCGCATTGCCGAACTGGATACAATTGTCTCCATCACCGGGGAAAGTGGAACAGGCAAAGAACTTTTCGCCCGCGCTATCCATTTTGAAAGCGGGCGCCCCGGACCGTTTATCCCTATCAACTGTGCGGCCCTGCCGGAACAACTGATTGAAAGTGAACTCTTCGGCTATATTGACGGAGCCTTCACCGGAGCAAAAAAGAAAGGCAAGCCCGGACTTTTTGAAGCGGCCCACAACGGGACGATTTTCCTTGATGAAATAGGTGATATGCCGCCGGGACCACAGGCTAAAATACTGCGTGTATTGCAGGAGGGGTGCGTACGTCGCATCGGCGGAGTTGAGGAAATTCCGGTTAATGCCAGAGTCATCACCGCAACGAATAAAAACCTAACCGACATGGTTGCTAGCGGAGATTTCCGAGAAGACCTTTTCTACCGCATCAATGTACTGAACATCCAGATTCCACCCTTGCGTGAAAGAAATTCTGACATAACCCTTATGGCCGGTATTTTTCTTAATCGTTTCAACCGTAAGCTGGAGAAAAAGGAACAGACAATCAGTAGCAGTGGTCAGGAAAAACTCCTTGCTTACAGTTGGCCGGGCAATGTGCGCGAATTGCAGAATGTTATTGAACGGGCCTCTATTTTCAGTAATTCCAATGAAATTTCTGCTGACTCAATACATATCAAAGCCGGGCAGCAAACCACCTGCGGCCAGCAGTGTAAAACTATTCCTGTTACAATCCAGAACGGGTCTTCGCTGAAGGAATTGACCGGCAATTATGAAGCAAAAATATTACTCGATACACTCAACACTAATTCTAGTATCCGTAAGGCAGCCTGCAAGCTGGGCATTTCCCACACGGCCCTGCTCAAGAAAATTCAAAAACATAAATTATCTAACAAAAACAAATTTACCTCATGGGAACAGGCCGGCGCTGCCGGATAA
- the ald gene encoding alanine dehydrogenase yields MKVGILKEIKSEENRVSMTPSGVEVMIANGHELLVEKSAGIGSGFSDEDYVAAGAKIIDNPAEIYAECEMVMHVKEPQASEYDMVREGQIVFTYFHFAPDEPLTRAFIKNKSVAIAYETVEGSKGDLPLLTPMSEVAGRMSVQEGAKYLERYFGGRGMLMGGVTGVAPANVVVIGGGVVGTNAAQMACGLGAKVTILDMNLERLRYLSEIMPKNCFPMMSSPALLRELVQEADVVIGAVLVAGAKAPKLVTREMLKSMKDGSVIVDVAIDQGGCFETSKPTTHGDPVFEVEGVIHYCVANMPGAVPMTSTMALTNATLPYALQLANKGWKKAAQDSHAIRTGINMVGGKVTFQGVADAFDLEYTPVEGVIYDN; encoded by the coding sequence ATGAAAGTCGGTATCTTGAAAGAAATCAAATCTGAAGAAAACAGAGTTTCCATGACACCTTCCGGTGTTGAAGTTATGATCGCAAACGGCCACGAACTTCTGGTTGAAAAATCCGCCGGTATCGGCAGTGGTTTTTCTGATGAGGACTATGTCGCAGCAGGAGCAAAGATCATCGACAATCCCGCAGAAATATATGCGGAATGCGAGATGGTCATGCATGTTAAAGAACCTCAGGCTTCCGAGTACGACATGGTACGCGAAGGCCAGATCGTTTTCACTTATTTCCACTTTGCCCCTGACGAGCCGCTGACCCGCGCCTTCATCAAAAACAAATCCGTAGCCATCGCTTACGAAACAGTTGAAGGCTCCAAAGGGGACCTGCCCCTGCTGACCCCCATGTCTGAAGTCGCCGGTCGCATGTCCGTTCAGGAAGGTGCAAAATACCTCGAACGCTACTTCGGCGGACGCGGCATGCTCATGGGCGGAGTAACAGGTGTTGCTCCCGCAAACGTTGTTGTTATCGGCGGCGGAGTTGTAGGTACCAACGCAGCACAGATGGCTTGCGGTCTTGGTGCCAAGGTAACCATTCTCGACATGAACCTCGAAAGACTCCGTTACCTCTCCGAAATCATGCCGAAGAACTGCTTCCCCATGATGAGCAGCCCCGCACTGCTTCGTGAACTGGTTCAGGAAGCTGATGTTGTTATCGGTGCTGTTCTGGTTGCAGGAGCAAAAGCTCCCAAACTGGTTACCCGTGAAATGCTCAAATCCATGAAAGACGGTTCTGTAATCGTTGACGTAGCTATTGACCAGGGCGGTTGTTTCGAAACTTCCAAGCCCACCACCCACGGTGATCCCGTATTCGAAGTAGAAGGTGTTATCCACTACTGTGTAGCAAACATGCCCGGCGCAGTACCCATGACTTCCACCATGGCTCTGACCAACGCAACCCTGCCTTACGCTCTCCAGCTCGCCAACAAAGGCTGGAAAAAAGCAGCTCAGGACAGCCACGCTATCAGAACCGGTATCAACATGGTCGGCGGTAAGGTAACCTTCCAGGGCGTAGCAGATGCATTCGACCTTGAATACACCCCCGTTGAAGGCGTTATTTACGACAACTAA
- a CDS encoding sodium:alanine symporter family protein translates to MEFLTLLDGLVGKIGAFAWGPPMLVLLVGTGIWLTFSLRGLQFRKLWYALYLALIKRKEATDEPGDITHFQALMTALSATVGTGNIAGVATAIAVGGPGALFWMWITGLVGMATKYAEAVLAVKYRIVDENGEMSGGPMYYISKGLNMPWLGTLFAVFASIACFGIGNMVQSNSVADAVEATYGVSPYITGGILMVLTAAVILGGIKKIGKVTGLLVPVMIVFYMAGASYIILANISAVPAAFGLIFEQAFNPTSAVGGFAGATVMLAIRMGVARGVFSNESGLGSAPIAAAAAQTKQPVTQALVSMTQTFIDTIIVCTMTGLVLIITGAWSSGATGAELTTVAFSAGMTGGAHIVTIGLVLFAYSTILGWCYYGEKSMEYLFGVKSILPFRLVFICFVGIGAIAKLSFVWNISDTFNGLMAIPNLVGLLLLTPVVVAETKKYFEKKNSSDAAPSAAAKTDK, encoded by the coding sequence ATGGAATTCTTGACCTTACTGGACGGACTGGTTGGAAAAATAGGAGCCTTCGCATGGGGACCGCCCATGCTTGTACTGCTCGTAGGAACCGGAATATGGTTAACTTTCTCACTGCGCGGATTGCAGTTCAGAAAACTGTGGTACGCCCTCTACCTCGCCCTTATTAAACGCAAAGAAGCTACTGACGAACCCGGCGACATCACCCACTTTCAGGCCCTGATGACCGCACTTTCCGCAACCGTTGGAACCGGTAACATAGCAGGCGTGGCCACAGCTATCGCTGTCGGTGGCCCCGGTGCATTGTTCTGGATGTGGATCACCGGTCTTGTCGGCATGGCCACCAAATACGCGGAAGCAGTGCTCGCTGTTAAATACCGTATCGTTGATGAAAACGGTGAAATGAGCGGTGGTCCCATGTACTACATATCCAAGGGACTCAATATGCCCTGGCTGGGAACTCTTTTCGCAGTGTTCGCATCTATCGCCTGTTTCGGTATCGGTAACATGGTTCAATCAAACTCCGTTGCCGACGCTGTTGAAGCCACTTACGGCGTTTCTCCTTACATCACCGGCGGAATACTGATGGTCCTTACCGCTGCCGTTATCCTCGGCGGAATCAAAAAAATCGGTAAAGTTACAGGACTGCTTGTTCCTGTCATGATCGTCTTCTATATGGCCGGCGCATCCTACATCATTCTGGCCAACATCTCCGCTGTTCCTGCTGCTTTCGGCCTGATCTTCGAACAGGCTTTCAACCCCACTTCCGCAGTCGGCGGTTTTGCAGGCGCAACCGTAATGCTCGCTATTCGCATGGGTGTTGCCCGCGGTGTATTCTCCAACGAATCAGGTCTTGGTAGTGCTCCAATCGCTGCTGCTGCCGCACAGACCAAGCAGCCTGTAACCCAGGCACTGGTATCCATGACCCAGACTTTCATCGATACCATCATCGTCTGTACCATGACCGGACTCGTGCTGATTATTACCGGTGCATGGTCCAGTGGCGCAACCGGTGCAGAACTGACCACAGTGGCATTTTCAGCTGGTATGACAGGCGGTGCGCACATCGTTACCATCGGGCTGGTCCTTTTTGCCTACTCCACTATCCTCGGCTGGTGTTATTACGGCGAAAAATCGATGGAATACTTGTTCGGCGTTAAGTCTATCCTGCCTTTCCGTCTCGTTTTCATCTGCTTTGTAGGCATCGGTGCCATCGCCAAACTCAGCTTTGTATGGAACATCTCAGACACTTTCAACGGTCTCATGGCTATCCCGAACCTTGTCGGTCTGCTCTTGTTGACCCCGGTTGTTGTGGCTGAAACCAAGAAGTACTTTGAAAAGAAAAATTCCTCTGACGCAGCACCTTCCGCTGCTGCTAAAACCGACAAATAG
- the alr gene encoding alanine racemase yields MYNPASFAPVWAEVDLKAIKHNFGEVQRLVKNKSRIMAVVKANAYGHGISNVAEALDAAGADYFAVARLDEAVCIREQGIKKPILILGYTPPEAAAELFRYNITQTVFSTDYALRLNEKARNCGKIKIHIKVDTGMGRLGLVHETLNGMLPENVVVIHQLPHLETEGIFTHFAASDNADKTSALSQLQKFKKILADLEQRSIRIPIKHAANSAAIIDLPESYLDMVRPGIMLYGLYPSNGVHQKNAALKPAMQIKARIAQVKEVPAGFKISYGHTYTTHIPTKLATIPLGYADGYRRQLSSAGKVLVHGQQAPVVGRVCMDQSVIDVGKIKDVTAGDEVVIIGHQGEAELSAERLACELGTINYEIVSTLMSRVTRIYHEI; encoded by the coding sequence ATGTACAATCCAGCATCATTCGCCCCGGTCTGGGCTGAAGTGGACCTGAAGGCGATCAAACACAATTTTGGCGAAGTACAGCGGCTGGTCAAGAACAAATCCAGAATCATGGCTGTGGTCAAGGCCAATGCTTATGGACACGGCATCAGCAATGTTGCCGAAGCATTAGATGCTGCCGGGGCAGACTATTTCGCTGTTGCACGTCTGGATGAAGCCGTCTGCATAAGGGAACAGGGCATTAAAAAACCGATTCTGATTCTTGGCTATACTCCACCGGAAGCAGCGGCGGAATTATTCAGGTACAACATAACACAGACGGTATTTTCAACAGACTATGCATTGCGGCTCAATGAAAAAGCCCGGAACTGCGGCAAAATAAAAATCCATATAAAAGTAGACACGGGAATGGGCCGTCTAGGGCTGGTTCATGAAACCTTGAACGGTATGCTGCCGGAAAATGTAGTAGTCATTCATCAGCTGCCCCATCTGGAAACCGAAGGAATTTTCACCCATTTCGCGGCCAGCGACAACGCGGACAAGACAAGCGCGCTCAGCCAGCTGCAAAAATTCAAAAAAATCCTTGCAGATCTTGAGCAAAGGAGCATCCGCATCCCTATCAAGCATGCAGCCAACAGCGCGGCAATCATAGATCTCCCGGAATCATACTTAGATATGGTCCGCCCGGGAATCATGCTCTACGGACTGTACCCATCAAACGGAGTACACCAAAAAAATGCAGCGCTGAAACCGGCAATGCAGATCAAAGCCCGTATCGCACAGGTAAAAGAAGTTCCTGCCGGGTTCAAGATCAGCTACGGACATACATACACAACCCACATACCCACAAAGTTAGCCACAATTCCGCTGGGCTATGCGGATGGATACAGAAGACAGCTGTCATCAGCCGGGAAAGTACTGGTTCACGGACAACAGGCCCCGGTAGTGGGCCGGGTCTGCATGGACCAGAGCGTAATCGACGTTGGGAAAATTAAAGATGTTACAGCCGGGGATGAGGTAGTCATAATCGGGCATCAGGGGGAAGCTGAGCTGTCAGCGGAAAGACTCGCCTGTGAACTTGGAACCATCAACTATGAGATAGTTTCCACTCTCATGTCGAGAGTGACCAGAATATATCACGAAATATAA
- a CDS encoding MetS family NSS transporter small subunit, translated as MEFGAIAMMLFGLGITWGGAFVCFRIAFKNQ; from the coding sequence ATGGAATTCGGAGCAATTGCCATGATGCTTTTCGGACTGGGGATTACCTGGGGTGGAGCTTTTGTCTGCTTCCGTATTGCTTTCAAAAATCAGTAA
- a CDS encoding sodium-dependent transporter yields the protein MQKRETWGSRTGFIMAAVGSAIGLGNIWRFPYMVYENGGGAFLIPYFVAMLAAGVPFMILEFGLGQKFKGSAPKVFSSISKKWEWLGWWQVMVSFIITTYYVVVVAWAINYFLLAFNQGWTDAPKDFFFGEFLGLTDSPMNMGGVQTSILAATGAAWLMTFAAVFTGVKSGIERVSKIFMPLLFLLVFIFIGRGLMLPGAVDGLNWLFKPDFHALSDGKVWADAFGQIFYSLSIGFAIMLSYASYLPKDSDINNNACMTVFINCGFSVISGIMIFSVLGYMANQQGVPVSEVAGSGVGLAFITLPTAINLMPAPAFFGTLFFLALTVAGLSSMISLAEVVVSALIDKIALSRKIAATIFCVLGFLVSIAFTTGGGLLLLDIVDHFINNFGILMGGFIEIIFVAWFCRLDDLRNHVNMTSEIKVGVLWLNSLRFVVPAMLGFMLVSNFIGDLSSNYGGYSTSATVAFGWSPLVVCLIFGVVCARSGEGFVNVSGVNRSFMKRS from the coding sequence ATGCAAAAAAGAGAAACATGGGGCTCGCGTACCGGGTTCATCATGGCTGCGGTAGGTTCCGCTATCGGATTGGGAAACATCTGGCGTTTTCCGTACATGGTTTATGAAAATGGCGGCGGCGCGTTTCTAATCCCTTATTTTGTGGCCATGCTGGCTGCTGGTGTGCCGTTCATGATTCTTGAGTTCGGTCTGGGACAGAAATTCAAAGGTTCCGCACCGAAAGTATTTTCGTCCATTTCCAAAAAATGGGAATGGCTCGGCTGGTGGCAGGTCATGGTTTCATTCATTATTACCACCTACTATGTGGTTGTTGTGGCCTGGGCTATCAACTATTTCCTGCTGGCTTTCAATCAGGGCTGGACAGACGCGCCAAAGGATTTCTTTTTCGGTGAATTCCTAGGCCTGACAGATTCCCCCATGAATATGGGCGGTGTGCAGACTTCAATTCTGGCCGCAACCGGTGCTGCATGGCTGATGACTTTCGCAGCGGTTTTTACCGGTGTTAAAAGCGGAATTGAGCGGGTCAGCAAGATTTTCATGCCCCTGCTTTTTCTGCTGGTATTCATCTTTATCGGTCGCGGACTGATGCTTCCCGGTGCGGTGGACGGATTGAACTGGCTTTTCAAGCCTGATTTTCATGCGCTTAGCGATGGCAAGGTCTGGGCTGATGCTTTTGGACAGATTTTCTACAGCCTGTCTATCGGCTTTGCGATCATGCTTTCATATGCCAGCTACCTGCCCAAGGATTCCGATATCAATAACAATGCCTGCATGACTGTATTCATCAACTGCGGATTCAGTGTCATTTCCGGAATCATGATTTTCAGTGTGCTCGGTTACATGGCCAACCAGCAGGGCGTTCCGGTCAGTGAAGTTGCCGGGTCCGGCGTAGGTCTGGCTTTTATTACTCTGCCCACAGCGATTAACCTGATGCCTGCTCCTGCATTTTTCGGGACCCTGTTTTTTCTCGCACTGACCGTAGCTGGTCTCTCTTCCATGATTTCTCTGGCAGAAGTTGTTGTTTCCGCTCTTATAGACAAGATAGCTCTTTCCCGCAAAATTGCTGCGACCATTTTCTGCGTACTCGGTTTTCTGGTCAGCATCGCTTTCACCACTGGCGGCGGGCTGCTCCTGCTCGATATCGTGGACCACTTTATAAACAACTTCGGTATCCTTATGGGTGGTTTTATTGAAATCATTTTCGTGGCTTGGTTCTGCCGTCTTGATGACCTGCGCAATCATGTGAACATGACCTCTGAAATCAAGGTGGGTGTTCTCTGGCTGAACAGCCTGCGTTTTGTTGTGCCTGCTATGCTTGGTTTCATGCTGGTTTCAAACTTCATTGGCGACCTTTCCAGCAATTATGGTGGTTACTCAACTTCCGCAACCGTTGCTTTCGGCTGGTCTCCACTGGTTGTCTGCCTGATCTTCGGGGTTGTCTGCGCACGTAGCGGTGAAGGTTTCGTAAATGTAAGCGGCGTTAACAGAAGTTTTATGAAAAGGAGCTGA
- the ablB gene encoding putative beta-lysine N-acetyltransferase gives MSHDSILTVGKSTVQMGDYNDRIYLMSLAAEDGPEIVEELVNMAVAEDLSKIFAKIPASKSVPFLSGGFEREAVIPGMFEGDDGLFLSFYRYLWRKEQSDGEELNRVLSVAESKKGKGNVSTLPSTLHMRRLGPEDAHALANLYGQTFKTYPFPITDPDFLCKEMEDGVRFMGVHEEEKLVGAASAEVCSDGYSAEMTDFAVDPDYRKTGIAGALLRALESDCSDYGIKCLFTIARACSYGINSLFSKGDYEFSGRLVNNTNISGKLESMNVWYKFVED, from the coding sequence ATGTCGCATGATTCCATCCTAACCGTAGGAAAAAGTACTGTACAGATGGGTGATTACAATGACCGTATTTATTTGATGTCATTGGCAGCTGAAGATGGTCCGGAAATAGTAGAAGAACTTGTTAATATGGCTGTTGCTGAGGACCTGTCAAAAATATTTGCTAAAATTCCGGCCTCAAAAAGTGTACCTTTTCTGTCCGGAGGCTTCGAGAGAGAGGCGGTAATTCCGGGGATGTTTGAAGGTGATGACGGCCTGTTTTTGAGCTTCTACCGCTATCTTTGGCGTAAGGAGCAGAGCGACGGAGAAGAGCTTAACCGGGTCCTTTCTGTTGCCGAAAGCAAAAAAGGTAAGGGTAATGTTTCAACCCTGCCAAGCACTCTGCATATGCGCAGACTCGGACCTGAAGATGCGCACGCGCTTGCGAATCTTTATGGTCAGACTTTTAAAACATATCCGTTTCCTATAACTGATCCTGATTTCCTTTGTAAGGAAATGGAAGACGGCGTGCGTTTCATGGGTGTCCATGAAGAGGAAAAGCTGGTAGGAGCCGCATCCGCAGAAGTTTGTTCTGACGGATATAGTGCGGAGATGACTGATTTCGCGGTTGATCCTGATTATCGCAAGACTGGTATTGCCGGTGCTTTGCTGCGAGCCCTTGAAAGTGATTGCTCTGATTATGGTATCAAATGTTTATTCACCATTGCGAGGGCTTGCTCCTATGGTATTAATTCTCTGTTTTCCAAAGGCGATTATGAGTTCTCGGGGCGTTTGGTCAATAACACGAATATCAGTGGAAAACTTGAATCCATGAATGTCTGGTATAAGTTTGTCGAGGACTGA
- the ablA gene encoding lysine 2,3-aminomutase: protein MTVYTERQEALAGAIDDESSKSDWTDWKWHIRNTIKTVSGFEKTLGIKFSDAERKKHEMTLRKFPLAITPYYLSLIDVDDYENDPVFLQSFPSPEELKIERCDMTDPLHEDEDSPVPGITHRYPDRVLFHISNLCSMYCRHCTRKRKVGDQDSVPSRSQLEQGIEYIRNTPQVRDVLLSGGDPFMLSDEKLDWILTKVGEIEHVEVIRIGTRMPVVLPYRVTDDLVNMLKKHHPLWINTHFNHPREVTDSSRRALAKLADAGIPLGNQSVLLAGVNDCPRLIKALNQKLVKNRVRPYYLYQCDLSEGLSHFRTPVGKGIEILESLRGHTSGFSVPTYVVDAPGGGGKIPVMPNYIVSWATNKVVLRNYEGVITTYTEPDSYECNYCDRNCADCNLQLKEDSAEEKAIGIEKLISDWDDTLSLTPEDNERAERNSNVA from the coding sequence ATGACTGTTTACACAGAAAGACAGGAAGCATTGGCAGGTGCAATTGATGATGAATCTTCAAAATCTGACTGGACTGATTGGAAGTGGCACATCCGCAACACAATCAAGACCGTATCCGGTTTTGAAAAAACACTTGGCATCAAATTCAGCGATGCGGAGCGTAAGAAACATGAGATGACCCTGCGAAAATTCCCTTTGGCTATCACTCCTTACTATCTCTCGCTTATTGATGTGGATGACTACGAAAACGATCCGGTGTTTTTGCAGTCTTTCCCCAGCCCGGAGGAATTGAAGATAGAACGTTGCGATATGACCGATCCGCTGCATGAGGATGAAGACAGTCCGGTTCCCGGCATTACCCACCGTTACCCGGACAGAGTCCTTTTCCATATCAGCAATCTCTGTTCTATGTACTGCAGGCACTGCACCCGCAAAAGGAAAGTGGGGGATCAGGATTCAGTACCTTCACGCAGCCAGCTGGAGCAAGGGATTGAGTATATCCGTAACACTCCGCAGGTTCGTGATGTGCTGCTTTCCGGCGGTGATCCGTTCATGCTTTCAGATGAAAAACTGGATTGGATTCTTACCAAGGTGGGCGAGATTGAGCATGTCGAGGTTATCCGAATAGGAACACGCATGCCTGTTGTTCTGCCTTACCGTGTCACTGATGATCTAGTTAACATGCTTAAAAAGCATCATCCTCTGTGGATCAACACCCACTTCAACCACCCGAGGGAAGTTACCGACTCTTCACGCAGGGCCCTCGCCAAGCTGGCTGATGCCGGTATCCCTTTAGGTAACCAGAGTGTGTTGCTGGCCGGGGTTAACGACTGCCCGCGTTTGATCAAAGCATTGAACCAGAAACTGGTTAAAAACAGGGTTCGTCCGTACTACCTATACCAGTGTGACCTTTCCGAAGGTCTGAGCCATTTTCGTACTCCAGTCGGTAAGGGGATTGAGATTCTTGAAAGTCTGCGCGGACATACCAGTGGGTTTTCTGTGCCTACCTATGTTGTGGACGCCCCCGGCGGAGGCGGTAAGATTCCTGTTATGCCTAACTATATTGTTTCCTGGGCGACCAATAAGGTTGTGCTGCGAAATTATGAGGGAGTCATTACCACTTACACTGAGCCTGATTCCTATGAATGCAATTACTGCGATCGCAATTGTGCTGACTGCAACCTTCAGCTCAAAGAGGACAGTGCTGAAGAAAAGGCTATAGGCATTGAAAAACTCATTTCCGACTGGGATGATACCCTCAGTCTGACTCCCGAAGATAACGAGAGGGCGGAGCGTAATTCAAATGTCGCATGA
- a CDS encoding amino acid ABC transporter ATP-binding protein, translating to MQDTISIEGVHKWFDTNHVLKGVDLNVGNSDVVVVIGASGSGKSTLLRCVNRLETYTKGEISINGDKVPCDEKKINSMRSRVGMVFQHFNLFPHMSVLGNVTEGPTQVRKMPKNEAVELGMSFLDKVGLAEKADAYPETLSGGQKQRVAIARALAMEPEVMLFDEPTSALDPELVGEVLTVMRDLADEGMTMMVVTHEMNFANEVADSVAFMDQGVILEQDCPSRLFSAPAEQRTQEFLSQIL from the coding sequence ATGCAGGATACTATCAGTATAGAGGGTGTTCATAAATGGTTCGACACCAACCACGTGCTTAAAGGGGTTGATCTTAATGTAGGTAACTCCGATGTGGTTGTGGTTATCGGTGCCAGCGGCTCCGGTAAGTCTACCCTGCTCAGGTGTGTAAATCGGCTCGAAACATATACTAAGGGTGAAATCAGCATCAATGGTGACAAGGTTCCCTGTGATGAAAAGAAAATAAACTCAATGCGCAGCCGTGTGGGAATGGTATTTCAGCACTTCAACCTTTTCCCGCATATGAGTGTATTGGGTAATGTAACTGAAGGCCCGACCCAGGTCAGGAAGATGCCTAAAAATGAAGCTGTGGAGCTGGGTATGTCTTTTCTGGATAAAGTAGGCTTGGCCGAAAAGGCGGATGCTTACCCGGAAACTTTATCAGGTGGTCAAAAACAGAGGGTCGCTATTGCCCGTGCTTTGGCAATGGAGCCTGAAGTAATGCTTTTTGATGAACCGACTTCAGCACTTGACCCAGAGTTGGTTGGCGAAGTGCTGACTGTGATGCGCGATCTTGCGGACGAAGGCATGACTATGATGGTCGTGACCCATGAAATGAATTTTGCAAATGAGGTTGCGGATTCCGTTGCCTTTATGGATCAGGGCGTGATTTTGGAACAGGACTGTCCGTCACGTTTGTTTTCCGCTCCTGCAGAGCAGCGCACGCAGGAATTTCTCTCTCAAATTTTATAA
- a CDS encoding amino acid ABC transporter permease, producing MYFDFASLPEYVPYFLPAAWMTLEITVLGILLGFVLGLVTAFMRISDKRMFNLPAHTYIYMIRGTPLLLQLLFIYFGMRSLVGLSALPAAVLALGIHNGAYIAEIFRGAIASISAGQMEAARSIGMSSSRAMVRIILPQAFKRAIPALGNQFIIALKDSSLASTITINELLLKSQQLASSNFMMMEMLSIAGMFYLIYTGAFTLLFHSIERKLDTSRA from the coding sequence ATGTATTTCGATTTTGCCAGTTTGCCGGAGTATGTTCCGTATTTTCTACCGGCAGCATGGATGACTCTTGAGATCACCGTGCTCGGCATACTTCTCGGATTTGTACTTGGTCTAGTGACCGCATTCATGCGCATTTCCGATAAGCGAATGTTTAATTTACCGGCACATACATATATTTATATGATTCGCGGTACTCCGCTGCTGCTGCAATTACTGTTTATTTATTTCGGAATGCGCAGCCTTGTGGGACTTTCCGCACTTCCGGCTGCGGTACTTGCTTTGGGTATTCATAACGGTGCCTACATTGCCGAGATTTTCAGGGGTGCCATTGCATCCATTTCCGCCGGGCAGATGGAAGCGGCACGCAGTATAGGGATGAGTTCTTCGCGTGCCATGGTCAGGATTATTCTTCCGCAGGCTTTTAAACGTGCGATCCCTGCTTTGGGAAACCAGTTTATTATTGCTTTGAAGGATTCTTCCCTTGCCAGCACAATCACCATTAACGAGTTACTGTTAAAATCGCAGCAGCTGGCCTCATCCAATTTTATGATGATGGAAATGTTGAGTATCGCCGGAATGTTTTATCTAATTTATACCGGTGCGTTTACTTTGCTTTTTCATTCAATCGAACGAAAGCTCGATACAAGCAGGGCTTAA